The following are encoded together in the Clostridium sp. BJN0013 genome:
- a CDS encoding DUF4573 domain-containing protein, whose product MPTGPVGPVAPVGPVGPVSPVAPVAPVSPVAPVGPVSPVAPVGPVSPVAPVGPVSPVAPVGPVSPVAPVAPVSPVAPVGPVAPVSPVAPVGPVSPVGPVGPVSPVAPVAPVSPVAPVGPVSPVAPVGPVSPVAPVAPVSPVAPVAPVSPVAPVGPVAPVSPVAPVGPVSPVAPVAPVSPVAPVGPVSPVAPVAPVSPVAPVGPVSPVAPVGPVSPVTPVGPVSPVAPVAPVSPVAPVGPVSPVAPVAPVSPVAPVGPVSPVGPVGSVSPVAPVTPVSPVAPVAPVSPVAPVGPVSPVAPVAPVAPVAPVAPVSPVAPVAPVSPVAPVAPVSPVAPVGPVSPVAPVGPVSPVAPVAPVSPVAPVAPVSPVAPVGPVAPVSPVAPVGPVSPVAPVAPVSPVAPVGPVSPVAPVTPVSPVAPVAPVSPVAPVGPVSPVAPVSPVAPVSPVAPVGPVGPVGPVGPVIPVGTNVTYSTFKNGL is encoded by the coding sequence TGTTGCTCCGGTTGGTCCTGTGTCTCCTGTTGCCCCAGTTGGGCCTGTATCTCCTGTTGCTCCGGTTGGTCCAGTGTCTCCTGTTGCCCCGGTTGCTCCTGTATCTCCCGTTGCTCCAGTTGGTCCGGTCGCTCCTGTGTCTCCCGTTGCTCCGGTTGGTCCTGTGTCTCCTGTTGGTCCGGTTGGGCCTGTGTCTCCGGTTGCCCCGGTTGCTCCTGTATCTCCTGTTGCTCCGGTTGGTCCTGTGTCTCCGGTTGCCCCAGTTGGTCCTGTATCTCCTGTTGCTCCGGTTGCTCCTGTGTCTCCTGTTGCTCCGGTTGCTCCTGTATCTCCCGTTGCTCCAGTTGGTCCGGTCGCTCCTGTGTCTCCCGTTGCTCCGGTTGGGCCTGTGTCTCCTGTTGCCCCGGTTGCTCCTGTATCTCCTGTTGCTCCGGTTGGGCCTGTATCTCCTGTTGCCCCGGTTGCTCCTGTATCTCCTGTTGCTCCAGTTGGTCCTGTGTCCCCGGTTGCTCCCGTTGGTCCCGTGTCTCCTGTTACCCCGGTTGGACCTGTGTCTCCTGTTGCCCCGGTTGCTCCTGTGTCTCCTGTTGCTCCAGTTGGTCCCGTGTCTCCTGTTGCTCCCGTTGCTCCTGTATCTCCTGTTGCCCCGGTTGGGCCTGTGTCTCCCGTTGGGCCGGTTGGGTCTGTGTCTCCTGTTGCCCCAGTTACTCCTGTATCTCCTGTTGCTCCCGTTGCTCCTGTGTCTCCTGTTGCCCCGGTTGGTCCTGTATCTCCTGTTGCTCCAGTTGCCCCGGTTGCTCCTGTTGCCCCGGTTGCTCCTGTATCTCCTGTTGCTCCCGTTGCTCCTGTGTCTCCTGTTGCCCCAGTTGCTCCTGTATCTCCCGTTGCTCCGGTTGGGCCTGTGTCTCCTGTTGCTCCGGTTGGTCCTGTGTCTCCTGTTGCTCCGGTTGCTCCTGTGTCTCCTGTTGCTCCGGTTGCTCCTGTATCTCCCGTTGCTCCAGTTGGTCCGGTCGCTCCTGTGTCTCCCGTTGCTCCGGTTGGGCCTGTGTCTCCTGTTGCCCCGGTTGCTCCTGTATCTCCTGTTGCTCCGGTTGGGCCTGTGTCTCCTGTTGCCCCAGTTACTCCTGTATCTCCTGTTGCTCCCGTTGCTCCTGTGTCTCCTGTTGCCCCGGTTGGTCCTGTATCTCCTGTTGCTCCTGTATCTCCTGTTGCTCCTGTATCTCCTGTTGCTCCTGTTGGGCCTGTTGGACCCGTTGGACCCGTCGGTCCTGTAATACCAGTAGGTACTAACGTAACATATTCTACATTTAAAAATGGTCTCTGA
- a CDS encoding PPC domain-containing DNA-binding protein, with translation MISSELKIGRTFGIRFEHGKDFMTELEEFCSVNNVKQGYVPFFSGDFSEITIVGTCNKTEHPEAPMLNSPAYFENVESFGCGTIAYNKETGQILPHFHISIGSRLSSATAHTSHFIGGKVQFLIEMILVEVLFPSMERITDENVFNLKLLDFI, from the coding sequence ATGATATCATCAGAATTAAAAATAGGAAGAACTTTTGGAATCAGATTTGAGCATGGAAAAGATTTTATGACTGAACTTGAAGAATTCTGTAGTGTAAACAATGTAAAGCAAGGATACGTTCCCTTCTTCTCTGGAGATTTCAGTGAAATAACTATAGTTGGTACCTGTAACAAAACTGAGCATCCTGAAGCACCAATGCTGAATTCACCAGCATATTTCGAAAATGTAGAATCCTTTGGCTGCGGCACTATAGCCTATAATAAGGAAACTGGTCAAATACTTCCTCATTTCCATATAAGCATTGGAAGTAGACTTAGTTCTGCTACAGCACATACAAGCCACTTTATTGGCGGCAAAGTTCAATTTCTTATTGAAATGATACTTGTAGAAGTTCTTTTCCCTTCAATGGAAAGAATCACAGATGAAAATGTAT